A stretch of the Solanum dulcamara chromosome 6, daSolDulc1.2, whole genome shotgun sequence genome encodes the following:
- the LOC129891203 gene encoding uncharacterized protein LOC129891203: MISRRRCMHRLFTIHNSINHQSWWIHPLMAFTSSTFFVRPKDSFVLSNKGYNQILSCVKFLSTSIDPKGGGGKYPFNNATTGLRLWGCSSSSNDSNISCAGYNNKYMNGFQVFVPPHPLLLHDDDEEASTSSATKPSDTNNDPSHRGSSAGFFNQDLHDKIVVAVDVDEVLGNFVSALNEFVADRYSSYHSVSEYHVYEFFKIWKCSRDEADIRVHEFFKTSYFKTGIRPIPGARQTLQKLSRFCNLSIVTSRQNAIKDHTIEWIERHYPGLFQDMHFGNHFALNGQSIAKSDICRSLGANVLIDDNPRYAIECAEVGIKVLLFDYENSYPWSKSESLNGHPMVKKVHNWGEVEHQLASWIVPRNSSSN; this comes from the exons ATGATAAGCAGGAGAAGGTGTATGCATCGTTTATTTACGATTCACAATAGTATTAATCATCAAAGttggtggattcatcctttaaTGGCCTTTACATCATCTACCTTCTTCGTTAGACCCAAAGATTCCTTTGTATTATCTAACAAGGGCTATAATCAGATTTTGTCATGTGTCAAGTTTTTATCTACCTCCATTGATCCAAAGGGTGGTGGAGGAAAATACCCTTTTAACAATGCAACGACGGGTCTCAGGCTTTGGGGTTGCTCTTCTTCTTCTAATGATTCAAATATAAGTTGTGCGGGTTACAACAACAAGTACATGAATGGATTTCAGGTTTTTGTTCCACCCCATCCGCTCTTGCTacatgatgatgatgaggaaGCTAGTACTAGTAGTGCTACTAAGCCTTCTGACACTAACAACGATCCATCTCACAGAGGAAGCTCTGCTGGATTCTTTAACCAAGATTTACACGACAAAATTGTTGTAGCTGTTGATGTTGATGAAG TCCTTGGGAACTTTGTTTCAGCTCTCAACGAATTTGTTGCAGACCGTTACTCATCATACCATTCGGTGTCCGAGTATCATGTATATGAATTCTTCAAG ATATGGAAGTGCTCAAGAGATGAAG CTGATATCCGTGTCCATGAATTCTTCAAGACCTCTTATTTCAAGACCGGAATTCGTCCAATTCCCGGTGCTCGACAGACTCTTCAAAAGTTGTCTAGATTCTGTAACCTATCAATTGTGAC GTCCCGGCAAAATGCCATTAAAGATCACACAATTGAGTGGATTGAGAGGCATTATCCTGGATTGTTTCAGGATATGCACTTCGGGAATCACTTTGCACTGAATGGGCAGTCAATAGCCAAATCAGATATTTGCAG GTCCTTGGGAGCAAATGTTTTGATTGATGACAATCCGAGGTATGCTATTGAGTGCGCGGAAGTTGGAATCAAGGTTCTTCTTTTTGATTATGAAAATTCATATCCATGGTCGAAAAGCGAGTCACTTAATGGGCATCCCATGGTTAAGAAAGTGCACAACTGGGGAGAAGTGGAGCATCAATTAGCTTCATGGATAGTTCCCAGGAATTCCTCTTCAAACTAG
- the LOC129892877 gene encoding uncharacterized protein LOC129892877, producing the protein MDLRECVVEIKRISDKMIFIKLVINRLIVNVVSVYAPHTGLDEEVKRLFWEDLNEVVRGIPRTKKIFIGRDFKGHIGTTSNDFDDVHEGFGFRERNGGGVSLLEFAKAFE; encoded by the coding sequence ATGGATCTTAGGGAGTGTGTGGTAGAGATAAAGAGGATCAGTGATAAGATGATATTTATTAAGCTAGTTATAAACAGGCTTATTGTGAACGTTGTTAGTGTGTATGCACCCCATACGGGCCTAGATGAAGAAGTCAAAAGgctcttttgggaggatttgaaTGAGGTAGTTAGAGGTATACCTAGAACCAAAAAGATTTTCATCGGTAGAGATTTCAAAGGTCATATCGGTACAACTTCTAATGATTTTGATGATGTCCATGAAGGCTTTGGCTTTAGAGAAAGGAATGGTGGTGGGGTATCTCTCTTGGAGTTTGCCAAAGCTTTTGAGTAG